Proteins encoded together in one Ciona intestinalis chromosome 1, KH, whole genome shotgun sequence window:
- the LOC100179827 gene encoding endoplasmic reticulum lectin 1 — translation MKTSLTIGLLFQYLWLFVLGGEQLSPFKDDILYHINWAGSNVNLQQFQTPGTEYNSEDTIIMTSANNEKYSCTLPSKVSAEKSSDGSTEISMSPVRGLSGLFKSGQCKYYYEPFWTYEICHGKHIKQYHEERVNSGKGEPTKIVLQTESGYKIQLQSDDSKGDIIKTTEFYLGTLDGKVDEEGMLIGVEDVAPTSKEEVPTRNTAGVKTPYYAVVMDGGTACDLRPGVNRQTTVYYICGPESNNDILSVTETSSCEYEVVVLSPQMCNLPLYNVERKQVHEIQCIAVDDAPAKPVALKLQLEEEAPDNSRVRKIFRPLTQNDDEPKQDDLRRVEVQKISTLVDKSLLNEFLSGSYCLRGGTGWWRFEFCYGKHVHQYHDDAKLGRTTISVGTWNKQEHKEWAKLKTSKPRTFMKDEQGDTRVSMVQHFYGHGDVCEETGKPRQVVVRMKCKKSPASSHAVSIYLLEPSKCVYILGVESAIVCGLLDSADAEGMLKHEP, via the exons ATGAAGACTTCTTTGACGATTGGATTactttttcaatatttatggTTGTTTGTATTGGGGGGGGAGCAATTATCACCGTTTAAAGATGACATTTTGTACCATATTAACTGGGCTGGGTCAAATGTTAATTTGCAGCAATTCCAAACACCTGGCACCGAATATAATTCAGAAGACACAATCATAATGACATCAGCgaacaatgaaaaatattcGTGTACATTGCCGTCCAAAGTATCTGCTGAGAAAAGTAGTGACGGATCGACAGAAATCTCCATGTCCCCAGTACGAGGGTTATCGGGGCTTTTCAAAAGCGgacaatgtaaatattattacgaACCATTTTGGACCTATGAGATATGCCATGGGaaacatattaaacaatacCATGAGGAAAGAGTTAACAGTGGAAAAGGGGAACCCACAAAGATAGTTCTACAAACTGAAAGTGGATATAAAATTCAGCTCCAAAGCGACGATAGCAAAGGTGATATTATCAAAACTACGGAATTTTACCTCGGTACCCTAGATGGTAAAGTTGATGAAGAAGGTATGTTGATTGGTGTGGAAGATGTAGCACCAACTAGTAAAGAAGAAGTTCCCACACGTAACACAGCGGGGGTGAAAACACCTTACTATGCTGTAGTGATGGATGGAGGGACAGCATGTGATCTTAGG ccAGGTGTGAACAGACAAACTACCGTGTATTACATATGTGGACCTGAATCAAACAATGATATTTTATCTGTGACTGAAACAAGTTCGTGTGAATATGAAGTGGTTGTGTTGTCACCACAGATGTGCAACTTACCACTGTATAAT GTGGAGAGAAAACAAGTGCATGAGATACAATGCATAGCAGTGGATGACGCACCAGCTAAACCTGTAGCATTGAAACTTCAACTGGAGGAAGAAGCCCCGG ATAACAGCAGAGTTCGTAAAATTTTCCGTCCTCTAACACAAAATGATGATGAACCAAAACAAGATGATTTACGAAGAGTAGAAGTTCAAAAGATATCAACACTTGTTGATAAATCTCTTTTGAATGAGTTTCTGTCCGGTTCATATTGTTTGAGGGGTGGTACTGGTTGGTGGAG GTTCGAATTCTGTTATGGTAAACACGTTCATCAATATCATGATGATGCTAAGCTTGGAAGAACAACGATATCTGTTGGGACGTGGAATAAACAAGAACATAAAGAGTGGGCTAAACTGAAAACTTCAAAACCAAGAACTTTCATGAAAGATGAACAG GGTGATACCAGAGTGTCAATGGTACAACATTTCTATGGTCACGGTGATGTTTGTGAAGAAACAGGAAAACCTCGGCAAGTAGTTGTTCGTATGAAGTGTAAGAAGTCTCCTGCAAGCAGTCATGCTGTGTCTATCTACTTGTTAGAACCCTCTAAGTGCGTTTACATCCTTGGGGTTGAGTCGGCGATCGTGTGTGGCTTACTTGACTCGGCTGACGCAGAGGGaatgttaaaacacgaaccTTGA
- the LOC100177473 gene encoding L-seryl-tRNA(Sec) kinase-like translates to MVAVCICVLSGLPASGKTTISTEITQRLTCIQICYDALIQWLDLTGEGKWKLARNQVVSLVEKMLEMIKNVTDVDHVFPLSGNGYNLLNTESVFEVWDILVQYKRKGLDSLVFFIDDTMQYRSMRYDYVQLAKKYQTGFCVIQTSCPLDICIKRNESRPKRQSVSRLSVVQIHAQLETIGRCAWEKECSILIETFGVINENTYKSLVQLIKNNLSNPLCENASPDPVEVKNSRLANHKSVLHQADLIMRVLVGDMIKRIRTENLKVRNTQVLNAKKQILKDLKQDMDFEEFISSETKTVDVVCLKGKLEKLFNVFLNLDTN, encoded by the coding sequence ATGGTTGCTGTTTGCATTTGTGTTTTAAGTGGTTTACCTGCTTCAGGTAAAACCACCATCAGTACAGAGATAACACAGCGTTTAACTTGTATTCAAATATGTTACGACGCCTTAATACAGTGGCTAGACCTCACTGGGGAGGGAAAATGGAAACTGGCTCGAAACCAAGTAGTTTCTTTGGTGGAAAAGATGCTGGAAATGATCAAGAATGTTACAGATGTGGACCATGTATTTCCATTAAGTGGAAATGGATATAACCTACTGAATACAGAATCCGTGTTCGAGGTATGGGATATATTGGTGCAATACAAGCGAAAAGGTTTGGACTCCTTAGTGTTTTTTATTGATGATACAATGCAGTATCGTAGTATGAGGTATGACTATGTGCAGCTTGCTAAGAAATATCAAACAGGTTTTTGTGTAATTCAAACTAGTTGTCCCCTTGATATTTGCATCAAACGCAATGAATCGCGACCAAAACGCCAATCTGTGTCACGATTATCTGTTGTTCAAATACATGCACAGCTTGAGACCATAGGTAGGTGTGCATGGGAAAAGGAATGCTCAATTTTGATTGAAACTTTTGGGGTTATCAATGAAAACACGTATAAATCCTTGGTCCagcttattaaaaataatttgtcaaACCCTTTGTGTGAGAATGCGTCACCTGACCCAGTTGAAGTTAAAAACTCAAGGCTTGCGAATCACAAAAGTGTCCTGCACCAAGCTGATCTTATTATGCGTGTGCTTGTTGGTGATATGATTAAAAGAATAAGaactgaaaatttaaaagttagaaATACCCAAGTGTTGAACgcaaagaaacaaattttaaaagatttaaaacaagacaTGGATTTTGAGGAGTTTATTTCAAGTGAAACTAAAACTGTTGACGTGGTTTGTTTGAAAGGAAAATTGGAAAAGTTATTTAATGTGTTTCTGAATTTAGACACCAACTAG
- the LOC100176704 gene encoding vacuolar-sorting protein SNF8, whose amino-acid sequence MRRRGVGASAITKKKLEAVRYKEHGNELAMIQLDQLSGQLETFHSHLEKFAANHKQEIRKNPQFRRQFQQMCATIGVDPLASGKGFWSEMLGVGDFYYELGVQLVEICITTRPQNGGIIAITELHQKLMKTRGKYAQDVSIDDVRTALSKLKLLGTGFTLLGTGLKQIVKSVPGELNMDHSAILELAQKSNGKVSHADVKSVYNWQPERVQDVLEHLTKEGMAWVDTQTPNKETWYWFPALFGVGNNK is encoded by the coding sequence atgCGTCGCAGAGGGGTTGGAGCAAGTGCCATCACTAAGAAGAAGTTAGAAGCAGTGAGATACAAGGAGCATGGCAATGAACTTGCTATGATACAACTTGACCAACTAAGTGGGCAACTGGAGACTTTTCATTCTCACTTGGAAAAGTTTGCTGCAAACCATAAGCAGGAGATTCGTAAAAATCCGCAATTTCGTCGCCAGTTCCAACAGATGTGCGCGACTATTGGTGTGGATCCTTTGGCATCGGGTAAAGGATTCTGGTCAGAGATGTTGGGGGTTGGAGACTTCTATTATGAACTTGGAGTGCAGTTAGTAGAAATTTGCATCACAACACGGCCACAAAATGGAGGAATTATCGCTATTACTGAGCTGCATCAAAAACTGATGAAAACGAGAGGAAAATACGCTCAAGATGTTTCTATAGATGATGTAAGAACAGCACTGTCAAAATTGAAACTGCTTGGAACCGGTTTCACCCTGTTGGGAACCGGTTTAAAGCAGATTGTAAAGTCTGTGCCAGGGGAACTTAACATGGACCACTCAGCTATTTTAGAACTTGCGCAGAAGAGCAATGGAAAAGTTTCTCATGCAGATGTAAAGTCTGTGTATAACTGGCAACCTGAACGTGTTCAAGATGTATTAGAACATCTAACTAAGGAAGGAATGGCTTGGGTTGATACACAGACACCAAACAAAGAAACTTGGTATTGGTTCCCAGCTTTATTTGGTGTTGGGAAtaataaatag
- the LOC100186922 gene encoding Bardet-Biedl syndrome 1 protein homolog — MDDEVPTNNNWLNAYYDPVAGIYTFPSCIALADLNSDGDNKLVIADLGSGLYKMTLKVFQGTSVVQENALLDLPTGIVSVYMDNMEPRTPGIVVASGSCLFVYKNMRPYYKYPLPLLPVNEAEKSLWNAVRNGDVVADALTAALSSLKDEIYASALTSQTLRFLQLESRDEAEAFIESHKNVGLKRETVVTCLATMKKSVAEEDAISCLVAGTEHKEIQIIDSEAFTQLKSYNLPSIPVFINVSGLYDVDFRLFVACRDGKIYALKKDSTEYRVCIELGSQVVGMERIHKHMVVATMDKAVSCYTTKGKKLWSLELPANIVCTGIMDQKAKGFKALMVGLDNNEIRIYKDKNLVDTLTLNDRPQAICYGRYGREDSTLVSVTSSGALNVHILKRTAEYSEQSGNQGQLNPQKTKLNIPKKTQLFVDQTVREREHGTEMFQSFQHDLQLIRLQAAKTYIHGLNSSITPISDDPDIPLKLNATVQGIGPVFQMMVTVENTASSTASDPKLVSDLKMMFKFSDKVYTATPRIFSLPPLVPGIPYRFPIRIECIATDQPAQDTVTAVVFTRSKPKPIVTANISMPVSEGVVVV; from the coding sequence ATGGATGACGAAGTTcccaccaacaacaactggtTAAACGCTTACTATGATCCAGTTGCTGGTATCTATACCTTCCCATCATGCATTGCACTCGCTGATTTAAACAGCGATGGTGACAATAAGTTGGTGATTGCTGATTTGGGGTCTGGGCTTTATAAAATGACGCTGAAGGTTTTTCAAGGCACATCTGTAGTGCAAGAAAACGCTCTGCTTGATTTACCGACAGGTATTGTGAGTGTTTACATGGATAATATGGAACCACGAACTCCGGGTATTGTAGTGGCTTCAGGctcttgtttgtttgtttataaaaacatgagGCCTTATTACAAGTACCCGCTACCACTGTTGCCGGTTAACGAGGCCGAAAAAAGTTTGTGGAACGCTGTAAGGAATGGAGACGTGGTGGCTGATGCCCTTACTGCAGCACTCAGCAGTTTAAAAGATGAGATATATGCTTCTGCACTTACAAGTCAAACCTTGAGGTTCCTGCAGTTGGAGTCAAGAGATGAAGCTGAAGCTTTTATTGAGAGTCATAAAAACGTAGGGCTGAAACGAGAAACGGTCGTCACGTGTCTTGCAACCATGAAGAAATCTGTGGCAGAGGAAGACGCGATATCTTGTCTTGTGGCCGGCACAGAACACAAAGAGATTCAAATCATTGATTCAGAAGCCTTCACTCAGCTTAAGAGTTATAATCTACCTTCTATACCAGTGTTTATTAATGTGTCTGGTTTGTACGATGTGGATTTCCGTCTTTTTGTTGCTTGTCGTGACGGAAAAATCTACGCACTTAAGAAAGATTCAACAGAATATCGTGTTTGTATTGAGTTAGGTTCACAAGTAGTTGGAATGGAAAGAATCCACAAACATATGGTTGTTGCCACCATGGATAAAGCCGTATCATGCTACACTACTAAAGGCAAGAAGCTTTGGAGTCTAGAGCTGCCAGCGAATATTGTTTGCACCGGCATTATGGACCAGAAAGCGAAAGGGTTCAAAGCTCTCATGGTTGGCCTTGATAATAATGAGATTCGAATTTACAAGGATAAGAATCTGGTCGATACCTTAACATTGAATGATCGGCCACAAGCAATTTGCTACGGTCGATATGGGAGAGAGGATAGCACGTTAGTGTCTGTCACTTCTTCAGGTGCACTGAACGTACACATATTGAAACGCACAGCTGAATACTCTGAACAAAGTGGGAATCAAGGGCAACTTAAcccacaaaaaacaaaactcaaTATTCCAAAGAAAACTCAACTATTTGTAGATCAAACTGTTCGTGAGAGGGAACATGGGACGGAAATGTTTCAAAGTTTTCAGCACGATCTTCAACTAATAAGACTTCAAGCTGCAAAGACTTACATTCATGGCCTCAATTCAAGCATTACACCCATCTCTGATGACCCTGATATACCACTTAAGCTTAACGCTACAGTACAAGGCATTGGGCCTGTGTTTCAGATGATGGTCACTGTTGAAAACACCGCCAGTTCAACTGCATCTGACCCTAAACTTGTATCAGATTTGAAAATGATGTTCAAGTTTTCTGACAAAGTCTACACAGCAACACCCCGTATATTCAGCCTGCCTCCCTTGGTGCCTGGCATTCCATATAGATTCCCAATTCGTATTGAATGTATTGCAACAGACCAACCAGCCCAAGACACAGTCACAGCTGTGGTGTTCACACGTAGCAAACCTAAACCAATTGTAACAGCCAATATATCTATGCCTGTATCAGAAGGTGTGGTGGTTGTGTAG